One Peromyscus leucopus breed LL Stock chromosome 2, UCI_PerLeu_2.1, whole genome shotgun sequence DNA window includes the following coding sequences:
- the Cap1 gene encoding adenylyl cyclase-associated protein 1 produces the protein MADMQNLVERLERAVGRLEAVSHTSDMHCGYGDSPAKGAVPYVQAFDSLLANPVAEYLKMSKEIGGDVQKHAEMVHTGLKLERALLVTASQCQQPAGNKLSDLLAPISEQIQEVITFREKNRGSKFFNHLSAVSESIQALGWVALAAKPGPFVKEMTDAAMFYTNRVLKEYKDVDKKHVDWVKAYLSIWTELQAYIKEFHTTSLAWSKTGPVAKELSGLPSGPSVGSGPPPPPPGPPPPPVPTSSGSDDSASRSALFAQINQGESITHALKHVSDDMKTHKNPALKAQSGPVRSGPKPFSAPKPQTSPSPKPATKKEPPLLELEGKKWRVENQENVSNLVIEDTELKQVAYIYKCVNTTLQIKGKINSITVDNCKKLGLVFDDVVGIVEIINSRDVKVQVMGKVPTISINKTDGCHAYLSKNSLDCEIVSAKSSEMNVLIPTEGGDFNEFPVPEQFKTLWNGQKLVTTVTEIAG, from the exons ATGGCTGACATGCAAAATCTTGTAGAAAGATTGGAGAGAGCAGTGGGCCGCCTGGAGGCAGTGTCACATACCTCTGACATGCACTGTGGCTATGGAGACAGTCCTGCAAAAG gaGCAGTTCCGTATGTGCAAGCATTTGACTCGCTGCTTGCCAACCCCGTGGCAGAGTACTTGAAGATGAGTAAGGAGATTGGGGGAGACGTACAGAAACAT GCGGAGATGGTCCACACAGGCCTGAAGTTGGAGCGAGCTCTCCTGGTTACAGCTTCTCAGTGCCAGCAGCCAGCCGGT AATAAGCTCTCTGATTTGTTGGCACCCATCTCAGAGCAGATCCAAGAAGTTATAACCTTCCGGGAGAAGAACCGAGGCAGCAAGTTCTTCAATCATTTGTCAGCTGTCAGTGAAAGCATCCAGGCCCTGGGCTGGGTGGCTCTG GCTGCAAAACCTGGCCCCTTTGTGAAAGAGATGACTGACGCTGCCATGTTTTACACAAACCGAGTGCTGAAGGAGTACAAAGATGT GGATAAGAAGCATGTGGACTGGGTCAAAGCTTACTTGAGTATCTGGACAGAACTGCAGGCTTATATCAAGGAGTTCCACACCACTAGCCTGGCCTGGAGCAAGACG GGGCCTGTGGCGAAAGAACTGAGTGGATTGCCATCTGGACCCTCTGTGGGATCAGGCCCACCTCCCCCTCCACCGggcccacctcctcctccagtcCCTACCAGTTCCGGCTCCGACGACTCTGCTTCCCGATCAGCACTGTTTGCACAGATTAATCAGGGGGAGAGCATCACACATG CCCTGAAACACGTATCTGATGACATGAAGACTCACAAGAACCCTGCCCTGAAAGCTCAGAGTGGTCCAGTTCGGAGTGGCCCCAAACCATTCTCTGCACCTAAACCCCaaaccagcccctcccccaaaccaGCCACAAAGAAGGAGCCACCTCTGCTAGAACTGGAAGGCAAGAAGTGGAGAGTG GAAAACCAGGAGAATGTTTCCAACCTGGTGATTGAGGACACTGAGCTGAAGCAGGTGGCTTACATCTACAAGTGTGTCAACACGACATTGCAAATCAAGGGCAAGATTAACTCCATTACAGTAG aTAACTGTAAgaagcttggcctggtgtttgatGACGTGGTAGGCATTGTGGAGATAATCAACAGTAGGGATGTCAAAGTTCAG GTGATGGGGAAAGTGCCAACCATTTCCATTAACAAAACAGACGGCTGCCATGCTTACCTGAGCAAGAACTCCCTGGACTGTGAGATAGTCAGTGCCAAGTCTTCTGAGATGAACGTCCTCATTCCTACAGAAGGCGGGGATTTT